The following proteins come from a genomic window of Limosilactobacillus reuteri:
- a CDS encoding class I SAM-dependent RNA methyltransferase: MQTYQLIATAAAGIEALVGKELRDLGYEVKVENGRVRFQGTMKDVIRTNLWLRTADRVKIVVGEFDARSFEELFDRTENIAWEDLLPIDANFPVEGKSHNSQLHNVPSVQAITKKAIVQRLSNAYHRRTRLAETGATYPLEVAINKGHVLLTLDTSGEGLFKRGYRKNKGGAPLKENMAAALVMLAHWFPDNPFVDPVCGSGTIPIEAALYGHNIAPGINRSFISEQWVNLVPDGLSDEVRDEADSLANYDIELDIRGYDIDQNMIDIAQENSRAAGLTHDITFKQLAVKDWQTSEVNGVIVANPPYGERLSDKESVHELYRQMGELYRPLTTWSKYILTADMEFEKYYGAPATKRRKLYNGALRTDLYQYWGKKDRSKIKALK; the protein is encoded by the coding sequence GTGCAAACATATCAGTTAATTGCTACTGCTGCTGCAGGTATTGAAGCATTAGTAGGAAAAGAACTAAGAGATCTTGGCTATGAAGTCAAAGTGGAAAATGGTCGGGTGCGTTTTCAAGGGACGATGAAGGATGTCATTCGGACTAATCTTTGGCTACGGACAGCAGACCGAGTAAAAATTGTTGTGGGTGAATTCGATGCTCGGTCTTTTGAAGAATTGTTTGATCGTACTGAAAACATCGCATGGGAAGATTTGTTACCAATTGATGCGAATTTCCCAGTAGAAGGAAAAAGTCATAACTCACAATTGCATAATGTACCAAGTGTTCAAGCAATCACTAAAAAGGCGATTGTTCAACGTCTCAGTAATGCATACCATCGGCGGACTCGTTTAGCCGAAACTGGTGCCACTTACCCGTTAGAAGTAGCGATTAATAAAGGCCATGTTCTTCTTACGTTAGATACTAGTGGAGAGGGGCTTTTTAAGCGTGGATATCGTAAAAATAAAGGTGGAGCACCGTTGAAGGAAAATATGGCCGCCGCCTTGGTAATGCTAGCTCACTGGTTCCCAGATAACCCATTTGTCGATCCTGTATGTGGTTCAGGGACGATTCCAATCGAAGCAGCATTATACGGTCATAATATTGCGCCGGGAATCAACCGTTCATTTATTAGCGAACAATGGGTTAACTTAGTTCCAGATGGTTTATCTGATGAAGTTCGAGATGAAGCCGATTCCTTAGCAAATTATGATATCGAATTAGATATCCGCGGATATGATATTGACCAAAACATGATTGATATTGCTCAAGAAAATTCTCGTGCGGCAGGATTAACTCATGATATTACGTTTAAGCAATTAGCCGTAAAAGACTGGCAAACAAGCGAAGTTAATGGAGTTATCGTTGCTAACCCGCCATATGGTGAACGGCTAAGTGATAAGGAATCAGTTCATGAACTTTACCGGCAGATGGGTGAGTTATATCGTCCATTAACCACATGGAGTAAATATATTTTGACGGCTGATATGGAATTTGAAAAGTATTATGGCGCCCCCGCCACAAAGCGTCGTAAACTTTATAATGGTGCCTTACGAACAGATCTCTACCAATATTGGGGCAAAAAAGATCGCTCCAAGATCAAAGCCCTTAAATAG
- a CDS encoding EbsA family protein: MTFIIMEEETRYFYQPDLTGTIISWCWTFLFFVAGLVIWLEITHFQWLSALFFAVFVILALLEWRRRTVVITPTKMVFNRLLQKQYLVIPISDIRQPEFTKHTVTITVNGEVMSFTFTTKAIARLKLALKQQGVQ, translated from the coding sequence ATGACATTTATAATTATGGAAGAAGAAACTCGTTATTTTTACCAACCAGACCTTACGGGGACAATTATTAGCTGGTGTTGGACTTTTCTCTTCTTTGTTGCCGGCCTTGTAATTTGGCTTGAAATTACTCATTTTCAGTGGCTCAGCGCGCTCTTTTTTGCAGTTTTTGTAATCCTTGCCTTATTAGAATGGCGGCGACGAACCGTAGTAATCACTCCGACTAAAATGGTATTTAATCGCTTGTTACAAAAACAGTACCTCGTTATCCCAATCTCTGATATTCGTCAGCCAGAGTTTACCAAGCATACGGTGACAATTACTGTGAATGGAGAGGTAATGAGTTTTACCTTTACCACTAAAGCAATTGCACGTTTGAAATTGGCATTGAAACAACAGGGGGTTCAATAA
- the lspA gene encoding signal peptidase II produces MLLGIAIGIILILTICDQLLKSWVASSIILGGSKQLIPGIIELTNLRNSGAAWSIFEGQQTFFTIITIVAIIVIGYFIWQYRKNIPMLIGLSLIMAGTIGNFIDRLRQGYVVDMFETTFINFPIFNIADMCLTIGVIWLIICILKEKD; encoded by the coding sequence TTGTTACTGGGGATCGCTATTGGAATTATTTTAATTTTAACAATTTGTGACCAATTATTAAAATCTTGGGTTGCATCATCAATTATTCTTGGTGGTAGTAAGCAGTTAATTCCTGGTATTATTGAGTTAACTAATTTACGAAATTCAGGGGCTGCTTGGAGCATTTTTGAAGGGCAACAAACTTTTTTTACCATTATAACTATTGTTGCGATTATTGTAATTGGTTACTTTATCTGGCAGTACCGTAAAAATATTCCTATGCTAATTGGCTTATCATTGATTATGGCAGGAACTATTGGCAACTTTATCGATCGGTTAAGACAAGGGTATGTTGTGGACATGTTTGAAACAACATTTATTAATTTTCCAATTTTTAATATTGCGGACATGTGCTTAACAATTGGCGTAATCTGGCTAATAATTTGCATCTTAAAGGAGAAAGACTAA
- a CDS encoding class Ib ribonucleoside-diphosphate reductase assembly flavoprotein NrdI — protein sequence MIGGSRFTPTLTEILTTPMHDYLESYDNVKRCAGIIGSGNLTLGKMYVITAKTYAKEYGLPLLDAFESRGTTRDIERIYKILTDKANENSLM from the coding sequence ATGATCGGTGGAAGTAGATTTACACCGACGTTAACAGAGATCTTAACAACACCAATGCACGATTATTTGGAGAGCTATGATAATGTTAAACGTTGTGCAGGAATAATTGGCAGCGGGAACTTGACCTTAGGAAAGATGTATGTAATAACTGCCAAGACATACGCTAAAGAATACGGTTTGCCTTTATTGGACGCATTTGAATCTCGTGGCACCACCCGGGATATTGAACGTATTTACAAAATATTGACTGATAAAGCAAATGAGAATTCATTAATGTAG
- the gpsB gene encoding cell division regulator GpsB, producing the protein MDNIKFTPQDILHKQFKERNIGKGYDEADVDAFLDDVIKDYDTYNKELERLNDENERLRAKVDELNRQVEVGSSMSNRTVSRQPVSSATNIDILKRLSNLERRVFGSQLDGNDNNDSHLL; encoded by the coding sequence TTGGATAACATAAAATTTACTCCACAAGATATTTTGCACAAGCAATTTAAGGAGAGAAATATTGGCAAAGGCTATGACGAAGCGGATGTTGATGCTTTCTTAGATGATGTTATTAAAGACTACGACACCTATAATAAAGAACTTGAACGTTTAAATGATGAAAATGAACGTTTGAGAGCGAAGGTTGACGAATTAAACCGTCAAGTAGAAGTTGGGTCATCTATGAGTAATCGAACTGTTTCTCGTCAACCTGTATCGAGCGCTACAAATATAGATATTTTAAAGCGTTTATCTAATTTGGAACGTCGTGTATTTGGTTCACAATTAGATGGTAACGATAATAATGACTCACATTTGCTTTAG
- a CDS encoding PBP1A family penicillin-binding protein, with protein MSNDNQSTRSERHNNNDNQQRNVGGLIKKILLWVAGIVVLLMVASAALFFYYASSAPKISRSDLTSQSITTIYDDQNRVISRLGAQKREYAKDNQIPKQLKNAVVSIEDRRFYKHHGVDTIRILGAATSNVFGRSAGMQGGSTLTQQLVKLSVFSTAASDRTLKRKAQEAWLAINVEQHFSKSQILDFYINKVYMGNGIYGMQTAAQYYYGKDLKDLDLSQLALLAGMPQSPTYYNPLVSNTKYATQRRNEVLNAMVCSNYITQSQANQAASESVTAGLDPDHGNISGSGTAVDSKVVDPYVKQVLADLQAQGYNPYSDGLKVHTNLDLDAQQHLYDAANKNVQFQNDKMQAGVAVTDPHNGQIIAMLGGRHTGNVVYGLNRAVQSNRSSGSTAKPLMDYGPAIEYLQWPTFKSITDTRFVFPGTNTVLHDFDKKYKGNMTMREALVQSRNVPAIRALQAVGIKRATSFLDGLGISQKQPYTLQNGIALYISPLQVSAAYAAFANGGTYYKPYYISSITTQDGSVKQFNPKGKRAMNKATAYMITDMLKGVFTDSQGSATDAQLDGVNQAGKTGTTNYPGNYSQSGVMDSWMAGYTKNYSIAVWTGYDHPLEPGGSISEQYVKSAQLLYKDLMQYLDSQNHASDWTMPDTVEAVRVEGKRQLVIRDSKWAFDYTEDTSDDRDSSSTSSSSESSSSSSSSSPASNSSSESRTEERNNAPTESSSSSAPASSSSSAPAQSSSSSLAPATQPSTANP; from the coding sequence ATGTCAAATGATAATCAGTCAACGCGTAGTGAGCGTCATAATAACAATGACAATCAACAGCGCAATGTTGGCGGCTTAATAAAGAAAATCTTGCTATGGGTAGCAGGAATCGTCGTTCTACTAATGGTGGCATCTGCAGCTTTATTTTTCTACTATGCCTCAAGTGCTCCTAAAATTAGTAGAAGCGACTTAACAAGTCAGAGTATTACGACTATTTACGATGATCAAAATCGAGTAATTTCTCGTTTAGGAGCACAGAAACGAGAATATGCCAAGGATAATCAAATTCCAAAGCAGTTAAAAAATGCTGTTGTTTCAATTGAGGATCGACGCTTCTACAAGCACCATGGTGTTGATACAATTCGAATTCTTGGAGCGGCCACTTCTAATGTTTTTGGTCGTTCAGCCGGGATGCAGGGGGGAAGTACGCTGACTCAACAGTTAGTTAAATTATCCGTCTTCTCAACAGCTGCCTCTGATCGAACATTAAAACGTAAAGCTCAAGAAGCATGGCTTGCTATTAATGTTGAGCAACATTTTAGCAAGAGTCAGATCCTTGATTTTTACATCAACAAGGTTTACATGGGCAATGGAATTTATGGAATGCAAACTGCAGCCCAGTACTACTATGGTAAAGATTTAAAGGATCTTGATCTTTCCCAATTAGCCCTTCTCGCCGGAATGCCACAATCTCCTACTTACTATAATCCACTTGTAAGCAACACAAAATATGCAACGCAACGGCGAAATGAAGTATTGAATGCGATGGTTTGCAGCAATTACATTACCCAATCCCAAGCTAACCAAGCAGCAAGTGAAAGTGTTACTGCTGGTTTAGACCCTGATCATGGTAATATTTCAGGAAGCGGAACTGCTGTAGATTCTAAAGTTGTTGACCCTTATGTAAAGCAAGTTCTTGCTGATTTACAAGCACAAGGATATAACCCATATAGTGACGGGCTAAAGGTGCACACCAATCTTGACCTTGATGCTCAACAACACCTTTATGATGCTGCAAATAAAAATGTTCAGTTCCAAAACGATAAAATGCAAGCCGGGGTAGCTGTTACCGATCCCCACAACGGACAAATCATTGCCATGCTCGGTGGCCGTCACACAGGAAATGTTGTGTATGGACTTAACCGAGCTGTGCAAAGTAATCGTAGTTCTGGGTCAACCGCAAAGCCATTAATGGATTACGGTCCGGCTATCGAATACTTGCAATGGCCAACTTTCAAATCAATTACTGATACGCGGTTTGTCTTTCCTGGTACCAACACTGTTCTTCATGACTTTGACAAAAAGTACAAGGGTAATATGACAATGCGTGAAGCCTTAGTTCAATCACGGAATGTTCCTGCTATTCGCGCATTACAAGCAGTTGGAATTAAACGTGCTACTTCTTTCCTTGATGGATTAGGAATTTCACAAAAGCAACCATATACTTTACAAAACGGAATTGCTTTGTATATCTCCCCACTCCAAGTTTCTGCTGCATATGCGGCCTTTGCTAATGGTGGTACTTACTACAAACCTTACTACATTAGCTCGATTACTACTCAAGATGGTTCAGTAAAGCAATTCAATCCTAAAGGTAAACGCGCAATGAATAAAGCTACTGCCTACATGATTACTGATATGCTTAAAGGAGTTTTCACTGACTCACAAGGAAGCGCAACTGATGCTCAACTTGACGGTGTTAACCAAGCTGGTAAGACGGGGACAACAAACTATCCTGGAAATTATAGTCAGTCTGGCGTAATGGATTCTTGGATGGCCGGTTATACTAAGAACTACTCAATTGCAGTTTGGACTGGTTATGACCACCCACTTGAACCTGGTGGCAGTATTTCAGAACAATATGTAAAGTCAGCACAATTACTTTACAAGGACTTAATGCAATACCTTGACAGCCAAAATCACGCATCTGATTGGACGATGCCAGATACTGTTGAAGCTGTTCGAGTTGAAGGTAAACGTCAGCTTGTAATTCGTGATTCAAAATGGGCATTCGATTATACTGAAGATACATCAGATGATCGTGATAGCAGTTCCACTTCTAGCTCAAGCGAATCATCATCGTCTTCATCTTCTTCCAGTCCTGCTTCAAATAGTAGCAGCGAAAGTCGTACAGAAGAACGAAACAATGCCCCAACTGAATCTTCATCAAGTAGTGCTCCGGCTAGTTCAAGTTCATCTGCACCCGCACAAAGCTCAAGTTCTAGCCTTGCCCCTGCTACGCAACCTAGCACAGCTAACCCATGA
- a CDS encoding DMT family transporter, whose protein sequence is MEKSSSQVMKGIMWAAVASAMWGISGTVLQLISQNLAIPATWMLSMRTFSAGVILLVISVFLYGKKIFNVFKTRATAISVISYAILGLMANLLTFYYAIQTGNASAATILQYLSPLFIVLGGIVFMHRRPFRSDIIAFIVALIGVALCITRGNFTQLALPFVSLLWGLGSGITAAFYVVLPQRAADENPPIVVLGWGTMIAGVLFNLYRPFWVNPPHITTTLVASVATVVLFGTILPFGVLLHATRYAPSDVVSIMDAVQPITTSILSVIFFKLNLNWAEILGIILVIIAVYILQNGRRKHTIHY, encoded by the coding sequence ATGGAAAAATCTTCTTCTCAAGTAATGAAGGGAATTATGTGGGCAGCGGTTGCCTCTGCTATGTGGGGAATATCCGGAACCGTTTTGCAACTCATCTCACAAAATTTAGCAATTCCTGCTACGTGGATGCTCTCAATGCGGACTTTTTCAGCAGGAGTAATTTTATTAGTAATTAGTGTATTTTTATATGGAAAAAAGATTTTTAACGTATTTAAGACACGAGCAACAGCTATTTCAGTTATTAGTTATGCTATTTTAGGATTGATGGCAAACCTGCTTACGTTCTATTATGCTATTCAAACAGGAAATGCCTCAGCAGCAACAATTCTGCAGTATCTTTCCCCACTTTTTATTGTGTTAGGTGGAATTGTTTTTATGCATCGTCGTCCGTTCAGGAGTGATATTATTGCGTTTATTGTTGCTTTGATTGGGGTAGCATTATGTATCACGCGTGGTAACTTTACTCAATTAGCTTTACCATTTGTATCCCTTCTCTGGGGCTTGGGCTCTGGGATTACAGCTGCATTCTATGTTGTCCTTCCGCAACGTGCTGCTGATGAGAATCCGCCAATTGTTGTCCTCGGCTGGGGGACAATGATTGCCGGAGTTCTATTTAACCTCTACCGGCCATTCTGGGTTAATCCGCCACATATTACTACCACATTAGTAGCATCTGTTGCGACAGTGGTGTTGTTCGGAACGATTTTACCATTTGGAGTTTTGCTTCATGCAACTAGATATGCCCCATCTGATGTAGTTAGTATCATGGATGCCGTTCAACCAATTACAACTTCGATTTTAAGTGTGATCTTCTTTAAATTGAACTTGAATTGGGCGGAAATTTTAGGGATTATTTTAGTAATTATTGCCGTCTATATTCTACAAAATGGTCGGCGAAAACATACAATTCATTATTAA
- a CDS encoding DUF5590 domain-containing protein has translation MQSRREVQREQSRGSSMRTIRNLLIAILLILLIVWSVFAVSNQPRNSARRQTISLAEKYAHLRSPDQFYIYNRENTYYTISGKNQQNQPILVMVPQHGGKIRVLKQSSGITAARARAMTKSNRNPREILKVAPGVFNDKAVWEVTYRNQKGNLCYDLINFKTGQYVQNINNL, from the coding sequence ATGCAAAGTCGGCGTGAAGTTCAGCGTGAACAGAGTCGAGGTTCCTCAATGCGGACAATTCGTAACCTTTTGATTGCGATTTTACTAATCTTATTAATAGTGTGGAGCGTTTTTGCTGTTAGCAATCAGCCACGAAATTCAGCACGACGGCAGACGATTTCACTTGCCGAAAAATATGCTCATCTTCGGTCTCCTGACCAATTTTATATTTATAATCGGGAGAATACTTACTATACGATTAGTGGTAAGAATCAGCAAAACCAACCAATTCTGGTTATGGTTCCCCAACATGGTGGCAAGATTAGGGTCCTAAAACAATCGAGTGGGATTACTGCTGCAAGAGCACGGGCGATGACAAAATCAAATCGCAATCCGCGTGAAATTTTAAAAGTTGCTCCGGGGGTATTTAATGATAAGGCTGTCTGGGAAGTAACATATCGTAATCAAAAAGGAAATCTCTGCTACGATCTGATTAATTTTAAGACTGGACAATATGTTCAAAATATTAATAATCTTTAA
- the recU gene encoding Holliday junction resolvase RecU — protein MTIHYPNGQQPVQHYNTHNELPTPHQSIYAKRGMSLEDEINHSNQYYLARHIAVIHKKPTPIQLVKVDYPKRSAAVIKEAYFRRPSTTDYNGVYRGYYIDFDAKETRNKNSFPLKNFHPHQIQHMRECVAQGGICFAFIKFTELDLLYLLPASNLFKYWDQQQSGGRKSILRTDIAREGYQIHYQLNPRLPYLNAVDKIIAAKA, from the coding sequence GTGACCATTCACTATCCCAATGGTCAGCAACCTGTACAACACTATAATACACATAATGAATTACCGACACCACATCAATCTATTTATGCCAAACGTGGGATGTCGTTAGAGGATGAAATCAATCATAGTAATCAGTACTATTTGGCTCGCCATATTGCTGTCATTCATAAAAAGCCTACCCCTATTCAGCTTGTAAAAGTTGATTATCCCAAGCGGAGTGCGGCTGTTATTAAAGAAGCATATTTTCGGCGGCCATCAACTACTGATTACAATGGAGTGTACCGTGGATACTATATTGACTTTGATGCTAAAGAAACACGTAATAAAAATTCTTTTCCATTAAAGAACTTTCATCCCCATCAAATTCAACATATGCGTGAATGTGTAGCACAGGGGGGAATTTGTTTTGCCTTCATTAAATTTACGGAGCTTGACCTGCTATATCTGCTTCCCGCGTCCAACCTATTTAAATATTGGGATCAACAGCAAAGCGGCGGCCGTAAATCAATTTTGCGAACTGATATTGCCAGAGAAGGCTATCAAATTCATTATCAACTCAATCCGCGTTTACCATATTTAAACGCTGTTGATAAAATAATTGCTGCAAAAGCGTAA
- a CDS encoding ribonuclease HI family protein has product MIKIFTDAATKGNPGPTGLGIIIIANHKQIQLAIPVDKEKMDNHHGEFAAAHFGFKYLIDHFSNNETILFYTDSRILSDAIGKNYTKHYQKELAALNPLLQHFPTVVTQWIPESQNRGAHNLANQALHKIE; this is encoded by the coding sequence ATGATCAAAATCTTTACAGATGCTGCAACAAAAGGAAACCCGGGCCCTACTGGTTTGGGAATAATAATAATTGCCAATCATAAGCAAATTCAGCTTGCAATTCCAGTAGATAAGGAAAAAATGGATAATCACCATGGCGAATTTGCTGCAGCTCACTTTGGATTTAAATATTTAATTGATCACTTTAGCAATAATGAAACAATCCTATTTTATACTGATAGTCGTATCTTAAGTGACGCAATCGGCAAAAATTATACAAAACATTACCAAAAAGAATTAGCAGCACTAAATCCTCTCCTCCAACACTTTCCAACAGTTGTCACCCAGTGGATTCCAGAAAGCCAAAATCGTGGAGCACATAATTTAGCAAATCAGGCCCTCCACAAAATAGAGTGA
- a CDS encoding DUF1273 domain-containing protein encodes MKRVWITGYRSYELNIFKDNDPKVQVIKEVLKKYLRAQLELNDDEFWVITGPQMGTERWGLEAALELQTDFPQLKTALMFPFAEFGKQWNESNQLKLTNVTQQVDFFANVSDKPYQSPQQLRNYQQFMLTHTDEAFLLYDPEYEGKTKYDYETIQKYTEESEYSMTLVDFDELQEEAEEWAERQREKDEF; translated from the coding sequence ATGAAAAGAGTGTGGATTACGGGTTATCGAAGTTACGAACTAAATATATTTAAGGATAATGATCCCAAAGTCCAGGTAATAAAAGAGGTTCTAAAAAAATATTTAAGAGCTCAATTGGAATTGAATGATGATGAATTCTGGGTAATAACTGGACCACAAATGGGGACGGAAAGATGGGGACTTGAAGCTGCCTTAGAACTCCAAACTGATTTTCCACAATTAAAAACAGCTTTAATGTTCCCTTTTGCAGAATTTGGTAAGCAATGGAATGAGAGTAACCAGTTAAAACTGACGAATGTTACTCAGCAAGTTGATTTCTTTGCTAATGTTTCAGATAAACCTTATCAATCCCCGCAACAGTTGCGGAATTATCAGCAGTTTATGCTTACCCATACTGACGAAGCTTTTCTTCTTTATGATCCAGAGTATGAAGGAAAAACTAAGTATGATTATGAGACGATTCAAAAATATACAGAAGAAAGTGAGTATTCGATGACTCTTGTTGATTTTGATGAACTTCAAGAAGAGGCAGAAGAATGGGCTGAGCGACAAAGGGAAAAAGATGAATTTTAA
- a CDS encoding DnaD domain protein — MTDASLLQHYLQAGETNISNLLLHHYKELGMTTSQFVLYLQFKSYQDRGIMNPDVRTIAKNLGTKERQVFEQLHQMMTNHLVEQKMRKMEDGKEDAIYDFSLLINKLALLNENDQEAAVKVENTNSRVETFNQLEAEFGRPLSSMELQIVNDWLDKDNYSAIMIKLALRQAVMNSALNLQYMDRILQSWDRQGLRTERDINEHEKRFEQRKETGQKPEKKTLNKPKIPIYKLGE; from the coding sequence ATGACAGATGCAAGCCTTTTACAGCATTACTTGCAGGCGGGAGAAACAAATATAAGCAACTTATTGCTCCATCATTATAAAGAACTGGGGATGACAACTTCTCAATTTGTCTTATATCTTCAGTTTAAATCTTACCAAGATCGGGGAATAATGAATCCGGATGTTCGCACAATTGCAAAGAACTTAGGAACAAAAGAGCGGCAGGTGTTTGAACAGCTTCACCAGATGATGACAAACCATCTTGTTGAGCAGAAGATGCGAAAAATGGAAGATGGCAAAGAAGATGCAATATATGATTTTTCGCTCCTTATCAATAAATTAGCATTGCTCAATGAGAATGACCAAGAGGCAGCGGTTAAGGTTGAAAATACTAATAGTCGGGTTGAGACATTTAATCAGCTAGAGGCCGAATTTGGCCGGCCCCTCTCATCAATGGAATTGCAAATTGTTAATGACTGGCTGGATAAAGATAATTATTCGGCTATAATGATTAAACTTGCTTTACGGCAGGCAGTAATGAATAGTGCGTTAAATCTTCAATATATGGACCGGATTCTACAAAGCTGGGATCGTCAGGGCTTACGAACAGAAAGAGATATCAATGAGCACGAAAAGAGGTTTGAACAGCGAAAAGAGACTGGACAAAAACCCGAAAAGAAGACATTGAATAAACCTAAAATACCGATTTATAAATTAGGCGAATAA
- a CDS encoding RluA family pseudouridine synthase has product MSEELELTIDGEMVGRIDKQLGHHFDQFSRSQIQHWIEDGHVLVNGKQVKPKYKLLVGDHVQIIPEEPQKIDLAPENIPLDIVYEDDDVIVVNKPQGMVVHPAPGHPNHTLVNALLYHSPLSTINGEFRPGIVHRIDKDTSGLLMVAKNDMAHRSLTAQLKAKTNKREYVALVHGVIKEDKGIIDAPLGRSLKDRKKQAVVVDGRHAVTHFNVLERFKNYTLVACQLETGRTHQIRVHMKYIGHPLAGDPLYGPRKTLAGNGQYLHARLLGFKHPRTGKEMVFTAPLPAYFAKMLEHLRKTDQ; this is encoded by the coding sequence ATGTCTGAAGAATTAGAATTAACAATTGATGGTGAGATGGTGGGAAGGATTGATAAGCAGCTTGGTCATCACTTTGATCAATTTTCCCGATCACAAATTCAACATTGGATAGAAGATGGTCACGTCCTTGTTAATGGCAAACAGGTAAAGCCTAAATATAAGTTGCTTGTAGGTGATCACGTCCAAATCATTCCAGAAGAACCACAAAAAATTGATTTAGCACCTGAGAATATTCCTCTTGATATTGTATATGAAGATGATGATGTTATTGTCGTTAATAAACCGCAGGGGATGGTCGTACATCCAGCACCAGGCCATCCAAACCATACGCTTGTAAATGCTCTTTTATATCATTCCCCATTATCAACTATTAATGGAGAATTTCGGCCAGGGATCGTTCATCGGATTGATAAGGATACCTCAGGACTATTGATGGTAGCCAAAAATGATATGGCGCACCGTTCTTTGACAGCTCAATTAAAGGCAAAAACTAATAAACGAGAATATGTTGCGCTTGTGCATGGAGTTATAAAAGAAGATAAAGGAATAATTGATGCTCCATTGGGTCGCTCATTAAAAGACCGCAAGAAACAGGCAGTTGTAGTTGATGGACGTCATGCAGTAACGCATTTTAATGTGTTAGAACGGTTTAAGAATTATACTTTAGTTGCTTGTCAGCTAGAAACAGGACGAACTCATCAGATTCGCGTTCATATGAAATATATTGGTCATCCACTGGCAGGAGATCCGTTGTATGGGCCACGAAAAACACTTGCTGGCAATGGCCAATATTTACATGCTCGTTTGTTGGGCTTTAAACACCCCCGAACTGGTAAAGAAATGGTTTTTACGGCTCCATTACCAGCTTATTTTGCAAAAATGCTTGAACATTTACGCAAGACCGACCAATAA